From the Paenibacillus sp. R14(2021) genome, the window CTACACGAGGACGCGTTTTGAAGTCATTACAGCGGTCTCGCTGCTGTCTGAGAAAATACCAACGATGAATGCTGTGATTGAAATTCAGCCGCCCGGCATCATTACGATGCTCCTTGCGGATAAATATGCGCCTTTCTTTCCAGAAACGGAAGTAAATACCACCACTGTGCAAAAAGAGACTACTCAATAGCAGCAAAGAATGATACAATTTTAGTTATGTAGCTAAATTGGACCTTCTTTGCCTTTTTTCGTAAGCGACTACAATCGGACATGGAAGATCATGCGCCATCAGCATAAATTTAACTGTTGAAAAAATTGTAGAAAAAAGAGGGAAAATGAGTATTGCGTTGAATAAGAAGAGATGCATGCACAGACACGGCATTTAATTGTACCTTATTAATGTTGAAACGGAGGTGCCAGAGGTTGAGCAGCAATGACATCATCGTCAGTTTGGACATCGGTACATCCAAGGTTCGTGCTATTATTGGCGAAGTAAATAACGGCGTCATTAATATTATTGGAGTTGGATCTGCCGACTCAGAAGGTATACGTAAAGGGGCTATCGTTGATATCGACCAAACCGTAGCATCCATTCGCAATGCGGTGGATCATGCCGAGCGAATGGTTGGCATTCAAATAAGCGATGTCTATGTCGGTATTCAAGGCAACCATATCGGCTTGCAAACGAATCACGGCGTCGTCGCCATTTCGAACGAAGACCGCGAAATCGGTGAAGAAGATATCGAGCGTGTCCTGCAAGCGGCTAAGGTCGTCGCATTGCCGCCCGAACGCGAAATCATTAATCTGGTGCCGAAGCAATACTTGGTAGATGGTCTTGAAGGCATATCCGACCCTCGCGGGATGATTGGCGTGCGTCTTGAAGTGGAAGCAACCGTTATAACCGGAGCCAAAACAGCGATACATAATTTAGTCCGGTGCGTAGAAAAAGCCAATTTGCGGATTTCCGGCATCATTTTGATGTCGCTGGCTTCCGGTCAAATGGCGCTAACTAAAGATGAAAAAATGATGGGTACGGTGCTTGCCGATATCGGAGCTGGCTCCAGTACGATTGCAATTTTTGAGCAAGGGAGCATCGTCGCAACTTCAACGCTGCCTGTCGGCGGTGAATACGTGACCAGCGACATTTCCTACGGTCTTCGGACCCAGACGGAGCAAGCGGAGAAAATCAAGCAAAAATTCGGTTGCGCGCTTGTAGATGATGCAGCCGAGGATCAGAAATTCAAAGTAATGCGGATGGGCAGCAACGTGGAGAAGGAATTCTCCCAGGTTGACTTGGCCAATATTATCGAACCGCGGATGCAGGAAATTTTTCACTTGATTCGTCAAGAAGTTAAACGTTTGGGCTACGGGGAAAAGGTCAACGGTTATGTGCTTACAGGTGGGACCGTTACCATGGCGGGCACGCTGCCGCTTGCCCAGCACGAACTGGAAGCTAGCGTCCGCATCGCGGTGCCCGATTATATCGGCGTTCGCGACCCTGCTTTTACCAGCGGCGTAGGCATGATTCAGTACGTATCCAAGTACATGAGAGGCCGCTCGGTTTCCGCACCGAAAAAAAGCGCCGGCCGCAAAGCAAATGCAGCAGCACCGAACACACCCTCGAAGCCTGGCCTATTCGAGCGTTTGAAAAATATGTTTAGTGAATTTATTTGATCGGGGGATACAACAGCATGTTGGAATTTGATTTCGAAAATGAGCTGCTGGCGCAAATCAAGGTCATCGGTGTAGGAGGCGGCGGCAGCAATGCCGTTAACCGAATGATTGAGAACGGCGTAAGAGGCGTTGAATTTATTACGGTTAATACGGACGCTCAGGCGCTGCATATGGCCAAATCCGAACAAAAGCTGCAAATCGGCGATAAGCTGACCCGTGGTCTCGGAGCCGGTGCAAATCCGGAGGTAGGGAAGAAAGCCGCCGAAGAATCCCGGGAAACAGTCATGAACACGCTGAAGGGCGCCGACATGGTGTTCGTTACGGCGGGAATGGGCGGCGGAACGGGCACGGGCGCAGCTCCTGTCATTGCTGAAATCGCGCGTGAATGCGGCGCGCTCACGGTCGGCGTCGTAACGCGTCCCTTCACATTTGAAGGGCGGAAGCGCTCCGGACAAGCCGAGCTTGGCATTGAAGCCTTGAAAGAGAAAGTAGATACGCTGATCGTCATTCCGAATGATCGCCTTCTCGAAATCGTCGACAAGAAAACACCGATGCTCGAAGCGTTCCGCGAAGCGGATAACGTGCTGAAGCAGGCGGTACAAGGGATTTCCGATCTGATCGCGGTTCCAGGCTTGATCAACCTTGACTTCGCCGATGTTAAGACCATCATGACGGAACGTGGTTCCGCACTGATGGGAATCGGCGCAGCGACAGGAGAGAACCGTGCTGCGGACGCAGCACGCAAAGCGATCCAGAGCCCGCTTCTGGAAACGTCCATCGACGGCGCGCGCGGCATTATCATGAATATTACGGGCGGTGCTAACCTATCGCTCTATGAAGTTAACGAAGCGGCGGAGATCGTCATTTCCGCATCCGATCCGGATGTGAATATGATTTTCGGTGCCAGCATCGACGAGAACCTGAAGGAAGAAATCAAAGTTACCGTCATCGCAACGGGCTTTGAGCATCGCGGAGCTGCTCCTCTGCGTCGCCCAAGCACGGGACAACCTGCCGAAACGGCTGCAAGTCAGGAAGCGCCGCGTCAATCGAATACCGGTAGCAATGGGCCAAAACCTTTTGGTACTCCGGTAAACAGTGACCAGCTCGATATTCCGGCATTTCTTCGCAACCGTCGCAACAACGATCGCTAATAATGAGGACTTTAGCCGCTTTCCGTATCTACGGAAGGCGGCTTTTTTGCTAGCTTTTGGCATGGAAAACGCAGCCTTCCAAGCTGGCACCCGAAGGCTCATCGACAAAAAAAGATCGCTCCTGACGGCATGTTTAGACAGACATTGTAATAGGATTTAACTATACTAGACACAAGCCGCTGATCCTCGCTAAAGCTTGTAAGAGACACGCGGCGGCAAGGAGCTTCGGCAGGAAGGTGAAGGCGCTGAATGCGGTTTATATCGATGTCTATTTTCTCGTAAACCTGCTGATCGATGGTTCTAATTTGCTGCTGACCGCATGGGTTCGAAGTGTACGCGCCAAGTGGTGGCGGATACTGCTCGCTGCTGCTGCGGGAGCGATGTATGCTGTTATGATTATTTTCCCTCCTTTGTCGTTTCTGTTTACGATCGTCATCAAGATTTTGTTGTCCGTTGTCATGCTGTTCATTGCCTTCGGATTTGGAAGCATACAGCATTTTGCGCGTCTGACAGGTGCGTTTTACGGCGTGAATTTCGCTGCCGCCGGAGCCGTGCTTGGTTTTCATTATTTGTTTATGAACAGTGCGAACCAGCTGTGGCAGACCGTCGTCTACGACGTAAACGGCAAACCTGTCTTCATGCTGAGCACTTCGATGATTTTTGTATTCGGGCTGCTTGTGGTCGGTTATTACATTTACCGTTCAGTGATTATGCAGCGCCGTGAGCGCGATTTGGTTACAACGCATCTCGCGGAGGTGAAGGTGCGAATCGACGATCGGGAGTATAGCTGCACAGGACTGATCGACACGGGGAACCAGCTATACGAGCCGCTCACGCGAACGCCCGTCATGGTGATGGAGGCTGCGGTATGGCAGGATGCACTGCCGGCTGCATGGATTCATCATATTCGGGAGGCAAAGGTAGACCAGCTCTTGGCGAGCATGACGGACGAAGAGCCCTTTATATGGCGCGACCGGCTGCGGCTGGTGCCTTACCGTGGGGTCAACCGCGGCGCTCAGTTCATGCTGGCCATCAAGCCGGATCTGGTTATCGTGAACAGGGACGGGGTCGTCTTTGAGTCCAAGAAAGTATTAATCGGATTAGATGCCGGAAAACTCGTTGCCGACGGGACGTACCGGGCCATTATCCATCCGTCGCTTCTTCAGCATCGAAGCGCCACGATCGATCCAATACACAGCTCTTCGGAAAGGGATGGAGCAGCATGCTCGTCAAATGGAAATTGATCCTGCAGTTATATTATTATCGCGTTTTGTTTTTATTCGGGTTAAAGAGCGAGGAAATTTATTATATTGGCGGAAGCGAAGCTTTGCCTCCACCGCTTACGCGCGAAGAAGAAGAGTATTTGCTGGAGAAGCTCCCTTCAGGCGATACGGCCATACGCGCCATGCTGATCGAACGAAATCTCCGTCTCGTCGTCTACATTGCCCGCAAATTCGAGAACACCGGCATTCATATCGAAGATTTGGTCTCCATCGGCGCCATCGGCTTGATTAAAGCCGTCAATACCTTTGACCCGGAGAAGAAAATCAAGCTGGCGACCTATGCCTCCCGCTGTATCGAGAACGAAATTCTGATGTACCTGCGCCGCAACAGCAAGACGCGCACGGAAGTGTCCTTCGACGAGCCGCTCAATATTGACTGGGATGGCAACGAATTGCTTCTGTCCGACGTACTCGGCACCGAGAATGACACGATCTACCGTAATATCGAAGAGCAGGTAGACCGCAAACTGCTGCACAAGGCACTTGATAAACTGACAGAGCGGGAACGCATCATTATGGAGCTGCGCTTCGGTTTGGCGGACGGCGAAGAGAAGACGCAGAAGGACGTAGCCGATCTCCTAGGGATCTCGCAATCCTATATCTCGCGTCTAGAGAAACGCATCATCAAACGGCTGCGCAAGGAATTTAACAAAATGGTCTGAACCTGTGAGCGCAAAAAAGTCCGTAACCCCTAGCGGGGCTGCGGGCTTTTTTGCTAGTCATTCATACGGCAGGCCACCCAACAGCGAACAACTAATTGACAGGGTAGTGTATTACGGGTATAGTACACATATAGTGTATGAATCACATAGTACATACACCAGAATAAGGGAATTCCAGGGCAGAGGTGATGATCCGTTGGAAGTGAAATTCAATAATCGCGACCCCGTCTATATGCAGGTGGTTCAGCTTTTCAAGGAACAGATCGCGACGGGACAGCTGGCGAAGGGGCAGGTCATTCCCTCTCGCCGAGAGCTTGCGGGCACGCTGCAAATCAACCCCAACACCGTTCAGAAAGCGTACAAAGAAATGGAGGAACAAGGTTTGATCGTAACGGAAGGAAATTCGCCCAGCCGAATCACGACAGATGAACGAGTCTTGCAAGCGATAAGAGGAGAGCTTATCGCGGATGCTGTCAATGCCTTCGTCGCATCGATTCATAAAATACAAGTTCCGGTCGACGAGCTGCTTGCCATCGTAAAGCTGCGCATCGAGGACAGCTACGCTAGGAACGCAGAGGAGGGAATCGGCCATGATTGAAGTCAAAGGAATCGGCAAGAAATACGGCCGCAAGCATGTGCTGAAGAACGTGTCCTTTACAGCGGAGAAAGGGCAGATCACCTGCTTGATTGGCATTAACGGCGTCGGTAAATCAACCGTCCTGAAGGCGATCATGGGTCTAACGCCTATCGCGTCCGGGGGGATTCTGATTGATGGCCATCCGCTAAGCAGTCCGTCCTATGAGAAAATAACCTTTATTCCCGATGCGATTACAATGCCGCCGAACATGACGGTCGACCACTGCAAGCAATTTATGAAAGATTATTATAGCAGCTGGAATGCGAAGCGGGCTGACGAGCTTACTGGATTTTTCAAGCTGAACGGCGGGGATAAAGTCGGCGAACTGTCCAAAGGCAATGCGGCTAAGCTCAATTTGCTGCTAGGTTTGGCGCTTGACGTGGATTACGTGCTCATGGACGAACCGTTCTCCGGGATTGACATGTTCAGCAGGGAACAGATCGCATCCGTCTTTACAAGTCATCTGATCGAGGAGCGAGGCGTGATCATCACGACGCACGAGATCAATGATATTGAGCACCTGATCGATAAGGCCGTCCTGCTCGATAACGGCATCGTTCGCCGGGAATTCGATACCGATACGGTTCGGCAGGAAGAAGGAAAGTCGGTTATGGACGTCATGAGAGAGGTGTACAACGGATGAATCGGTATTTGAAGCTTGTCCATTGGGAAATTACGCGGTTTTGGAAAATGTTAATGATCATGGCCTTGGTGACGATCGTGATGCAATGCGCCGGTGTCATTTACGTGACGAAGCGGCATATCAGTCAGGTAAATGAAAGCATTCAAATGAACAACAGCACGATCGCGGCTTACGTGCAGCATTATGGCAAATTATCGTTTATTGAAGGCATCGAGCAGGCGGGGCTGGCCATTTACGCGTCAATAACGGTCTGCATCGGCGTACTGATCCTTTACGTGTTCTTCATTTGGTATAAGGAATGGCTCGGCAAGAACACGTTCATCTACCGCTTGCTGACGCTGCCGACCGCGAGGCGGAATATCTATTTCGCCAAGCTTACAGCGATACTATTATTTATCTTCGCACTCGTGGCGCTTCAGATTGTGCTTGTGCCGCTTGAGAACGGCTTGTATATGCTGGCAGGCGGGAATACGCTCTTCGCGTCAAGCGGTATGTTCGAACTTATTAGCAGTAATCGTTTGCTGCACATCCTGATTCCCCAGACCTTTACGGACTTTGTCGTCAATTACGGTACAGGCGCCATCTTCGTCTTGATCATCTTCACGGGAGTGCTCTTGGAACGCAGCTACAGGCTGAAGGGAATCGCGGCCGCAGTGTTGTTTATCGTTACCGCTTGTCTCTTCATGATCTTGCCGCTCGTCCTGTTGACTCGAATGGCGGAAAATCTCTACCAGAACGAGATTTTCTTTATTGAAGCGGCACTCGGGCTAATCGTTGCCGCGGTCACGATATGGCTTGGCCTGCATTTGATTACGAAGAAGGTTACAGTATAGGAGGCGCATAAACATGAGAAGGTATTGGTTTTCGATTGCGCTTCCGGTATTCATTGCCGCAAGCATCGGTACCTATTACGTAGGTAAGGCCACCAGGGATTTGCCGGATTACAAGCTTCAAAGCGCTGCTGGAGATGCGAGGGAGGCGAAGGATCTCGTATTCGAGGGAGAGGCTAAATTCAATAAGCTCAGCAGGTATCAGCTTCAAATCGGCATTGACGGTGCGAGCTACGAGGGAAAGAAGTCCATGATCGGACAGATAATCGAAGCGGATTACGCAGAAATGAACCCGGATATAGCCCGGTTGAAGAAGGCGAATAAGAGCTTTGCTCGCGGCAAGGGAAGCTTCAACGGGTTCTATGCTGATACAAATAAGCTTGCTTATGCCTTAGCTAAAAGAAGCCAGGGAAAATCCCTCGACGGCCGCGATAATTATTCGATTCTGATCTACACGCTGGATGTGGATTCTGGCAAGAAACGCCATTTCGAGGCCGTGCTGCCGGAGAAACAGAAATTCTCATCGTTCTATATTTACGATGTTCAAGCATCGCCGGATAACCGACTGAAGCTTCTGGTTCAGCAGTCCGAGGAGAAGCTGAGCGATATGCGCGGAGGCAGCTTGAAGTCCGAAATTCACTTGTATACGATCGACTTGGACAAAGAAGGAATCGCCGGCGATCAGACGATTGCTGCGGACAAGGCGCTGGGCGGAGGCAAAGCGGAGCAGTACACGATCAACGAAGTGAACGCCAACGTCGCTTCTCCGTCGGATTATGCGTTCATTGTCGAAACG encodes:
- a CDS encoding GntR family transcriptional regulator; its protein translation is MEVKFNNRDPVYMQVVQLFKEQIATGQLAKGQVIPSRRELAGTLQINPNTVQKAYKEMEEQGLIVTEGNSPSRITTDERVLQAIRGELIADAVNAFVASIHKIQVPVDELLAIVKLRIEDSYARNAEEGIGHD
- the sigE gene encoding RNA polymerase sporulation sigma factor SigE produces the protein MLVKWKLILQLYYYRVLFLFGLKSEEIYYIGGSEALPPPLTREEEEYLLEKLPSGDTAIRAMLIERNLRLVVYIARKFENTGIHIEDLVSIGAIGLIKAVNTFDPEKKIKLATYASRCIENEILMYLRRNSKTRTEVSFDEPLNIDWDGNELLLSDVLGTENDTIYRNIEEQVDRKLLHKALDKLTERERIIMELRFGLADGEEKTQKDVADLLGISQSYISRLEKRIIKRLRKEFNKMV
- the ftsA gene encoding cell division protein FtsA: MSSNDIIVSLDIGTSKVRAIIGEVNNGVINIIGVGSADSEGIRKGAIVDIDQTVASIRNAVDHAERMVGIQISDVYVGIQGNHIGLQTNHGVVAISNEDREIGEEDIERVLQAAKVVALPPEREIINLVPKQYLVDGLEGISDPRGMIGVRLEVEATVITGAKTAIHNLVRCVEKANLRISGIILMSLASGQMALTKDEKMMGTVLADIGAGSSTIAIFEQGSIVATSTLPVGGEYVTSDISYGLRTQTEQAEKIKQKFGCALVDDAAEDQKFKVMRMGSNVEKEFSQVDLANIIEPRMQEIFHLIRQEVKRLGYGEKVNGYVLTGGTVTMAGTLPLAQHELEASVRIAVPDYIGVRDPAFTSGVGMIQYVSKYMRGRSVSAPKKSAGRKANAAAPNTPSKPGLFERLKNMFSEFI
- the ftsZ gene encoding cell division protein FtsZ; amino-acid sequence: MLEFDFENELLAQIKVIGVGGGGSNAVNRMIENGVRGVEFITVNTDAQALHMAKSEQKLQIGDKLTRGLGAGANPEVGKKAAEESRETVMNTLKGADMVFVTAGMGGGTGTGAAPVIAEIARECGALTVGVVTRPFTFEGRKRSGQAELGIEALKEKVDTLIVIPNDRLLEIVDKKTPMLEAFREADNVLKQAVQGISDLIAVPGLINLDFADVKTIMTERGSALMGIGAATGENRAADAARKAIQSPLLETSIDGARGIIMNITGGANLSLYEVNEAAEIVISASDPDVNMIFGASIDENLKEEIKVTVIATGFEHRGAAPLRRPSTGQPAETAASQEAPRQSNTGSNGPKPFGTPVNSDQLDIPAFLRNRRNNDR
- a CDS encoding ABC transporter ATP-binding protein, yielding MIEVKGIGKKYGRKHVLKNVSFTAEKGQITCLIGINGVGKSTVLKAIMGLTPIASGGILIDGHPLSSPSYEKITFIPDAITMPPNMTVDHCKQFMKDYYSSWNAKRADELTGFFKLNGGDKVGELSKGNAAKLNLLLGLALDVDYVLMDEPFSGIDMFSREQIASVFTSHLIEERGVIITTHEINDIEHLIDKAVLLDNGIVRREFDTDTVRQEEGKSVMDVMREVYNG
- the spoIIGA gene encoding sigma-E processing peptidase SpoIIGA — encoded protein: MKALNAVYIDVYFLVNLLIDGSNLLLTAWVRSVRAKWWRILLAAAAGAMYAVMIIFPPLSFLFTIVIKILLSVVMLFIAFGFGSIQHFARLTGAFYGVNFAAAGAVLGFHYLFMNSANQLWQTVVYDVNGKPVFMLSTSMIFVFGLLVVGYYIYRSVIMQRRERDLVTTHLAEVKVRIDDREYSCTGLIDTGNQLYEPLTRTPVMVMEAAVWQDALPAAWIHHIREAKVDQLLASMTDEEPFIWRDRLRLVPYRGVNRGAQFMLAIKPDLVIVNRDGVVFESKKVLIGLDAGKLVADGTYRAIIHPSLLQHRSATIDPIHSSSERDGAACSSNGN